The uncultured Trichococcus sp. DNA window CGGCATTGCCTTTTGGCGCAGCCAAAGATCGTTGGAAATCTTCTTTCAATTTCGATACCGGCACCAAATCTTGCGGACGTTTCGGCCCTGCAACATTCGCCTCTATTGTACTCAAGTCGATTTCAACGACTGTAGTGTATTCCGGTTCCGGATCTTCGACACGGTAATAAAGATCGTTAGCCTTGACGTATTCTTCTACTATAGAAACATGCTTTTCATCCCTGCCTGTCAGTGTCAAGTAGTTGAGGACTTCATCATCCACCGGGAAGAAACCGCAAGTCGCACCATACTCAGGCGCCATGTTTGCGATGGTCGCACGGTCTGCCAAGGTCATCGAAGATAATCCCGGACCAAAGAATTCTACAAATTTTCCGACTACTTTCATTTCGCGCAAAGTTTGGGTGACTTTCAAAGCCAAATCTGTTGCGGTAGCTGCTTCCTGCAGCGAATTGATGAAGCGTACACCTACGACTTCAGGTACAGGGAAGAAGGATGGCTCACCAAGCATACTGGCTTCCGCTTCGATTCCTCCAACTCCCCAGCCCAATACGCCAAGCGCATTTGCCATTGTTGTATGGGAATCCGTTCCTACCAAAGTGTCCGGGAAAACTAAGCTTCTGTTTTCATCGATCACTTTTTCTGTAACGACGGATGCCAAGTACTCAATATTGACTTGGTGGACGATCCCAGTAGCGGGCGGTACAGCGCGGTAGTTGTCGAAGGCTTTTTGGGCCCAGCTCAAAAATTGGTAACGCTCTTGATTACGCAGGAATTCCATCTTCATGTTCGCGATCAAGGCTTGTGGTGATCCGAAGTTATCGACTTGTACGGAGTGATCAATGACCAAATCGACAGGCACTTCCGGATTGATCAGTGCTGGATCCCCACCCAAATCATGGACCGTCTTTCTTAAGGAAGCCAAGTCAACGACTGCCGGCACGCCTGTAAAATCCTGAAGGATAACGCGGGAAGGTTTAAAAGGTATTTCGCCTTCATTCGTTTCCGTTGCCCTCCAGTTAGATAAAGTGACAACATGCTCTTCCTTGATTCCGCTTTCACCAACCTGGCGCAACAATGACTCAAGCAGAACCCGGATCGAGTAAGGCAATTTAGCGATTTTTATTCTTTCATTATTTTCTAATTTTTTTAATTTATAGTACTCATACTGATGGCCATTCAGGTTAAAAGAAGCTATGGCATTTTGATTAAATTCTGACATTGTATAACCTCCATTTATCATTTGTTTCACATCCAGCTCACTTAATACGAAAATTATAACCATAATTTAATCAAATGTAAATGTTTTAGCCAAAAAAAATGCTGTAAGTACGCATTAACAGCCGGAAAAACCTTACATGGGTTTGTAAGGTTTTTCATTAGAAAAATGAGAGACCCGATTCAAAGCGCTCCCAAAATGAGAATCCTTCTCATGAAAAATCATTAAAAACCCCTTTACAAACTCATTTTTTTATCATTATTCGTTTTTTTCTCACATTTATACTTTTTAATCTCATGCTCTTTCTGAGAAAAGTGATTTCTTTTTTCGGCACAAGTGAATAAAATCATTTAAATGATGCCTTTTCATGTCATGAATCCTGACATCTTTCGTCAACCAAAAAAAAGTGGACAAAATACATCATTCTGTATCTTGTCCACTTTATTTTAATCTTAATGAGGTCCCAACACTCATTGCCATTCGTTTTGGATTTCCTGGAAAGCACAGTTATTTGCGACAATCACCGCATTATTCTGAAGCAGATTGATTTTCTCTCCTGTAACTTGTCTATAGACCAACCCCACCTCTTCAGCTACGACCATTCCGGCAGCGATATCCCATGGAGCCAAAGAAGGCGCGATATAAGCCACCAATTTACCTGATGCAACCCAAGCTGTTTCCAAACCGGCAGAACCGTTGACGCGCAAACCACTGCTGTTTCTGGCGATTCTGCGTGCCTCATCCGCATCCGAAACCACCAGTCGGTTACTGATTGCTACCAACCCTTCTGATAACGGCCGTTCCTCCACCAGCGGCAGCTTCCGATCGTTGCAGTAAGCACCATTATTGCGTATCGCAAAATAAAGTTCGTCCCTGACGACATCATAAATGTAACCCAAATGTCCGACACCGTCTTCATAGATACCGATCATGATAGCAAAATTCGCTCGCTGCTTGATGAAGTTGAGGGTGCCATCGATCGGATCGATGATCCAGACTATCCCTTCCAAGTCCCTTATATCATGACCTACGCTCTCTTCCCCTAAAATACGCTCATCCGGGAAATGTTCGGTGATTTTTTCATACAGGAACACCTCAATTTCCCGATCCATGTTTGTCACTAGATCCGTTCGCGATGTTTTTTCTTTAATTTCAAGTTCCTTATTGAACGATTCCCGCAGCAAGTCCGCAGCCTCATACAACCAAGACTTGATCAGGCTGTGTCTTTTATCGATCTGATCCATCCGGCTCCTCCCTTCTTCTGCTCTTCCATCTGCGGCTTATCCAGTCATTTAACGCTTCCCTAGGAAGATTTTATTCTTTTCGCTTTTCTTCACTTCCTGCAGCACTTTGTACAAAGAGTACCCAGATTCTTTTTCGAACTGATTACCGTATTTTTTTTCTTGACCGACAGAAGGCAACACCGTTTTGAATTCACGGTAAGCCTGCATAAATTCTTCTTTGCTGATCCCACTTTCGTAAGCTCGCTCGACAGCATTCCATAAAGAGATTACTTTGACGATTTCCTCTTTGGACCACTCCACTTCGAACGGATAGTCATAATGTTGCATCTTATTCCCTCCATCTATTCCTGTTTCTACTATATTATACCTGACAAAAAAAATAAAGAGAATCCGGATCCGGATTCTCTTTACCTGTTACTATTTTGGAATTAGATGTGGATCGGCATGCCCAAAGCCAATTCGGCAGCATCCATGATTGTTTCGGATAAGGATGGATGACCGTGGATCGTCAACGCGATATCTTCTGCGTTCATTCCAGCTTCAATCGCCAACCCAAGCTCAGCAATGATTTCGCTGGCATTCACACCGACAACTTGCGCGCCGACCAGAACGTTATCTTCTTTTGTCGTAACCAAACGAACAAAGCCTTCTGTCTGGTTCAATGACAATGCGCGTCCGTTACCTGACAATGGGAATTTGGATGCTTTGACATCCATACCTTTGTCTTTTGCTTCGGCAGCAGTGAAGCCGATGGTCGCTAATTCAGGATCCGTAAAGGCAACCCCTGGCATAGCACGGTAATCAACGGCAGAAGGATGTCCTGCAATAGCTTCTGCAGCAATTTTAGCTTCATAGCTGGCTTTATGAGCCAAGGCAGCGCCAGGAACGATATCGCCGATCGCAAAAATGTGTTTTACATTTGTGCGGCCTTGATTATCGACCTTGACCAAACCGCGGTCAATCATTTCAACTCCGACTACTTCAAGACCTAAGTCATCCGTATTGGGACGGCGACCGACAGTAACCATTACGTAGTCAGCTTCGATAACTTCTTCTTTACCGTTCGCTTCATATTTGACGGTCACACTGTCTCCGTTGTCGATGGCTTCTTTAGCCATTGCTTTCGTGACGACTGTAACGCCTTTTTCTTGGAATGATTTTTCAACGAATTTGACCATATCTTTTTCGAATGTCGGTAAAATTTGTGGAGAACCTTCAAGGATAGTCACTTCAGAGCCTAGGTTAGCATACGCTCCGCCCAGTTCAGTACCGATGACACCACCACCGACGATAACTAATTTCTTAGGAACTTCGGTCAAATTCAATCCGCCAGTGGAATCGATAACGCGTCCGCCAAATTTGAAACCTTTGATTTCGATCGGACGGCTACCGGTAGCGATGATC harbors:
- a CDS encoding inositol monophosphatase family protein; its protein translation is MDQIDKRHSLIKSWLYEAADLLRESFNKELEIKEKTSRTDLVTNMDREIEVFLYEKITEHFPDERILGEESVGHDIRDLEGIVWIIDPIDGTLNFIKQRANFAIMIGIYEDGVGHLGYIYDVVRDELYFAIRNNGAYCNDRKLPLVEERPLSEGLVAISNRLVVSDADEARRIARNSSGLRVNGSAGLETAWVASGKLVAYIAPSLAPWDIAAGMVVAEEVGLVYRQVTGEKINLLQNNAVIVANNCAFQEIQNEWQ
- a CDS encoding UPF0223 family protein, producing MQHYDYPFEVEWSKEEIVKVISLWNAVERAYESGISKEEFMQAYREFKTVLPSVGQEKKYGNQFEKESGYSLYKVLQEVKKSEKNKIFLGKR
- the lpdA gene encoding dihydrolipoyl dehydrogenase, whose product is MVVGDFAVELDTVVVGAGPGGYVAAIRAAQLGQKVAIIEREWIGGVCLNVGCIPSKALISAGHHYQEALDSSVFGITTENVKLDFSKTQEWKDNKVVKTLTSGVEYLLKKNKVEIIRGNAFFNDGETLRVFTEDAAQTYTFKNAIIATGSRPIEIKGFKFGGRVIDSTGGLNLTEVPKKLVIVGGGVIGTELGGAYANLGSEVTILEGSPQILPTFEKDMVKFVEKSFQEKGVTVVTKAMAKEAIDNGDSVTVKYEANGKEEVIEADYVMVTVGRRPNTDDLGLEVVGVEMIDRGLVKVDNQGRTNVKHIFAIGDIVPGAALAHKASYEAKIAAEAIAGHPSAVDYRAMPGVAFTDPELATIGFTAAEAKDKGMDVKASKFPLSGNGRALSLNQTEGFVRLVTTKEDNVLVGAQVVGVNASEIIAELGLAIEAGMNAEDIALTIHGHPSLSETIMDAAELALGMPIHI